The genomic interval GAGCAATATACCTTTGATGGAACTGTCGGTTTTCGCGACTTTTATATTCGTTAAAATATCGTTTAAGCCAATTGGAAGGTCATCGTTAAAATGGAAGGAATAAAAAATATTTTTTTGAGTGCGTTCCGTAATTTGTTTGTCGAGTTTTATCAATAAGACAGAGTTTTTTTCAATTGGACTTGGTTTTTCCTGCGCCATTTTAAGTGCAGTAAAAGTGGCAGAAAAAAGGGCAATCAAAATAAAGAAAAGTACAAAAAAAGAAACGACAATGCCAACAAGCGTTCCGAGTAAAGAGGCAAAAAAAGTTTTCATTTGTTAGGTTTTATACGCAATGATACAAAAAAGCGAGGAGTAACGATGTTTGATTCTATCAAAAAAGGTGTTCAAAAAAATAATTTTTCAACGTCATTTTATTGTTTCTGTAATGCGGCAAGTCCATGTTTGGCGTCTTCGTAATTTGGATTTAATTGCAAGGTTTTATTCCAACATTGGCGGGCATTTGTATAATCTTTAATAGTAAAATAAGCACCCCCTAAATTGTACCAAATTTTCGGATCGTCCGGTGTAATGGTTGCCGCTTTTTGCATCAACACAATTGCCTCTTGAAATTTTTTTTCTGACCCTCTTTGGAAAGCTTCGTTCAAATAATATTGTGCAAGCAAGGGAAAATATTGTTTTAAATAGGGATTGTTCGGAAAAAGTTTTTTCGCTCCATTCCAGCATTCAAGCGCTTTTTCAGGCTGATCGAGTTTGTAATACGCCACCCCTAAATTCAATAAACTGTTTACATAATGCGGATGAATGGTCAATGATTTATCCAAGTAGCCGATGGATTTTTGCAACAATATTTTTTCGATTGCTTTATTTTCGGGCATCTCCGAAAGATCTACGTAACGTGCGCCAGCATTACCGTTAGCGAGTGCGCTGTTCGGGACAATGTTTACATCGTGTGTAAAAAGGGTGATGTCATTTTTCCAAATCGCATTGCGTTCCATTGTTTTAAAACCCGCTAAAATCAATACAATCGTGAAAAACCCATACAATAAATATTGTTTTTTAACGAATGAAAAATTAATTTTTTGAAGCGCCAAAATCAGAAGCCCTGCTATTACCATAGCGAAACCGAGTGATGAAAGATAGACTAAACGTTCGCCCATCGTAGCGCCAATGTCCATCACGAAATTGGAAATCATCGCTAAAAAGCCGAGGTAAAAAGCAATCGCGAAAGCGAACACATTTTTGCGTTTGAAAAGAACAATTCCTGCGTAGATAATTCCTGCATAAACGAGCAAAGAAATCCAGACAAAAATGTCGCTAAAATCTTTATACGGAATTTCGTTGTAAGAATAATCGGCGGATAAATTCCATGGAAATATCAGTAATTTCAGGTATTTCAGCAATACAAAAATTTCGGTCGCGTATTTTTGAGAAGGCGTTGCGTACAAATAAGGATTGTTAAGAACCTCCGTACTTTCTACGTGATGAAACCCACCAATAACGCTGAACCGAATGAACAAATAAACAGTTAAAATCAGCAAAAATGGAAGCACTGAAAAAAGGCTCTCTGAAAAATTTTTTTTCCGCGTGAGGTAAAACGCGAGCGGAATTAATATAATCATCAAAACCGCATATTCCTTGGATAATAAGGCGAGGAAAAAACAAAGAAGTGCTTTAAATAAATCTTTTCCTGAACGAGTTTCTTGATGTCGGAACGTAAAAATAAATGTGGCGATGATGAATAAAAAAGATAAAATTTCATCACAACTTTTTACGTTCGCTACCACTTCGGTATGGATGGGATGAATGGTGAAAATTAATGTGGTGAGAAATGCTAAATCGCTGGAATAGCGTAGGTTTTCGAATAAATATTTTTGCAAAAAATACAATAATAAAACGCAAGACGCAATGTAAAAAAGCACGTTCATTAAATGTCGGACAAAGGCATTTTCGCCAAAAAATTGATGTTCAATGGCAAATGTAATGACGGAAAGCGGGCGATATCTTCCGCCGGAAAGTTCTTGTTTTCCGTTCATTTGACGGTAAAAACTATCGTAGGCATCCGTCGTTAAAATTTTTCCGATGCCTTTAAAACCTTGTTGTACGTAATCGTTTTTGGTGATGACAATTCCGTCGTCCAGCGCATATTGATTCCACAAAGAATTGGCGTAAAAAATAAACCCGATGAGCGCAATAAAAATAGCTTTCGACCTAAAACTTTTCAGCGGAATCAGGCTTTCTGCTTGTTCAATTTCGTGAATGCTAATTTTTTCGGGCTCGGAAATTTTTTTTTTCAGCGACTTTTTTCTTGACATAAAAAAGACTTACAAATAAATAATATTGAATTTCAATTTTCGCACCAATGCGCCGTAGTAAAAGCGAATATCGCGTTCTACTTTCGAAATATCTTTGTATTTCTGAAACATTTCAATCAACAACATATCAAAAACCGAACTCTCCAAAAAATCAATATCAGTTTCAAAACCACACACGCACAAAGCGCCAGTACGCTCTAAAAATCGAACAATATTTCGACGGTCGGTATCCAGCGTTTTACAACTTCCAAAATGAATTATTTTATCCTTGCAAGTGTCTGCCATCAGGTCTCCCAGCTCATCCAAGGTTACAAATTCTTTTCCTACTTTAATGCTTTCCGGCTCGCCGTGAAAAGCGAAATAACAAATGGAATAGGCGGCGTATTTTTTTTGTTTCCAGAGCGAAAGATAATACTCCAAATTTTCGCGCGTGCCGCATTGTTTGTAGATATGTCGGATGCCAAAATTTTGTTGTAAAAAAGCAAGTGCTGCATTGATACTGGATTTGTCTCTTAGATCTTTTTGCCAGTCGCCTTCCAAACAAAAAATATCTTTTTTATAGTGTTTTGCGATTCTCATAATGTCAAAAAATTATTTTTTCGTTCTGTGAAACCTCCCCGATAATTCTTCCAAAAATAACAAATTTGAATCATTTTCTACTCTTTTGAAAAAGAACGCGTATTTAAGCCTGTTTTTTGTCTATTTTTGTTGAAAATGGCGTAATAAATGACCGAAATACAGAAAAAAACTATCTGGGAAAAAGCAGCGCTGCTGTTGTTAGCTGTTTTTTTTGCCCTTGCCGCCTTTTTGATTTCCTCTTTTCGCCCTTCGGAGAATGCTAAAGATGCTGCGCGTTTTACAAAAACACTTTTCGCGAAAGAGAGAAAAACACAATCTTTAATAGATTCGCTGGCAGTTGAAGCGCTTCAGTCGTCCTATGCTCAGTTGTTTTCTGAACATCCGTATCAAAAAAATAAGTGGTACGAGGAGCAGGGTATCACTTTGCTCATTTATCAAAAGGACACGTTAAAATATTGGACTAATCAATCGGCTGCTTTTGAAAATGTGCTTCCAAAAATCCCTGAAAATCAAAAATTAGTCCATTTAAAAAATGGCTGGTTTGAGATGCGTACAAAAATTATTTTTTCAAACAATCAACCTGAAAAAATAGTTGGTTTGATTTTATTGAAGAATGATTATGCCTATCAAAATCAATATTTGGAGAACCATTTTCAGTCGGATTTTGGAATCAACGACAATGCCCGAATTGTGTTTGGGTCTGCCGCAAAAACACATGAAGCGTTTTATACAAAGGAAGGAGATTACCTTTGTGCGATTCATTTTTTTTCGGATGAAAATGCACTCACATCTATAAGTTTAATAGGCTTAGGATGCGCCGTGCTGGCAATTTTATTTCTACTTTTTTTTCTTCAAAAACAGGTACAAGAAATGACAGAACGCTTTTCCTCCAAAAGTATTCCGCTGCTATATGTATTGCTATTGTTCGGATTTCGCTTTTTGAGTATTCATTTTCGATACCCGAATAGTATTTACAGTTTATCTCTTTTTAATCCGGA from Bacteroidia bacterium carries:
- a CDS encoding tetratricopeptide repeat protein; translation: MSRKKSLKKKISEPEKISIHEIEQAESLIPLKSFRSKAIFIALIGFIFYANSLWNQYALDDGIVITKNDYVQQGFKGIGKILTTDAYDSFYRQMNGKQELSGGRYRPLSVITFAIEHQFFGENAFVRHLMNVLFYIASCVLLLYFLQKYLFENLRYSSDLAFLTTLIFTIHPIHTEVVANVKSCDEILSFLFIIATFIFTFRHQETRSGKDLFKALLCFFLALLSKEYAVLMIILIPLAFYLTRKKNFSESLFSVLPFLLILTVYLFIRFSVIGGFHHVESTEVLNNPYLYATPSQKYATEIFVLLKYLKLLIFPWNLSADYSYNEIPYKDFSDIFVWISLLVYAGIIYAGIVLFKRKNVFAFAIAFYLGFLAMISNFVMDIGATMGERLVYLSSLGFAMVIAGLLILALQKINFSFVKKQYLLYGFFTIVLILAGFKTMERNAIWKNDITLFTHDVNIVPNSALANGNAGARYVDLSEMPENKAIEKILLQKSIGYLDKSLTIHPHYVNSLLNLGVAYYKLDQPEKALECWNGAKKLFPNNPYLKQYFPLLAQYYLNEAFQRGSEKKFQEAIVLMQKAATITPDDPKIWYNLGGAYFTIKDYTNARQCWNKTLQLNPNYEDAKHGLAALQKQ
- a CDS encoding DUF6642 family protein, giving the protein MRIAKHYKKDIFCLEGDWQKDLRDKSSINAALAFLQQNFGIRHIYKQCGTRENLEYYLSLWKQKKYAAYSICYFAFHGEPESIKVGKEFVTLDELGDLMADTCKDKIIHFGSCKTLDTDRRNIVRFLERTGALCVCGFETDIDFLESSVFDMLLIEMFQKYKDISKVERDIRFYYGALVRKLKFNIIYL